A portion of the Carya illinoinensis cultivar Pawnee chromosome 11, C.illinoinensisPawnee_v1, whole genome shotgun sequence genome contains these proteins:
- the LOC122282171 gene encoding uncharacterized protein LOC122282171 yields the protein MVSGSAEIGRAFGHYFEKLFSSTEPSRADLEGCLSSMEPRVTQDMNDMLLKNFSRIEVEEDMRQMSPLKSPGPDGFEGLSCLLNQSERMGIIRGFQVARGGISKSHLLFTDDCILFGKATLEEWHKLQEILKRYEKALGQFPNKDKTSIFFNTNTSLVTKNNILEAGGSVACGSYDRYLGLPTVVGRSKFNTFRVLKEKIWHKITSWKNNFLSLAGKEVLIKAVLEAIPTYTMSVFKLPFKLCNDINNMFSKFWWGKHQKEGGIQWRKWEKMARQEGKGVQSPILVLRADAKVEELMGGNKGEWNEARVHAVFEKEEANQILSIPVSKGRIEDKVVWGPSKKGVFSVRSAYYLQLDRRRWGKGESSTEKQVDNRWKRIWELEVPNMVKVFLWKVANELSGVQKWKRDGGDFLLLWERLMEGLDRGKLEAVAMQLRKVWLRRNTFVFENKLTCPKRLLLSAIEALEDYKQATRRNKIEVQEEARPVHNAAWTRPLAEFVKVNWDASLGLKRGKMGMGVIMRDENGEALLVACDNKLNVQSAEVAECHAIWKALKVCSDLNVHKVIFEGDAKVVIAAVQSEEEDLSVISPLVDVIRNVMRNRKD from the exons ATGGTTAGTGGAAGTGCGGAGATCGGAAGAGCTTTTGGCCATTATTTTGAGAAGCTTTTCAGTTCAACTGAGCCATCCAGGGCAGATTTAGAAGGTTGTTTGAGCAGTATGGAGCCAAGGGTGACTCAAGATATGAATGACATGCTACTCAAGAATTTCTCTAGAATAGAGGTTGAGGAGGATATGAGACAAATGTCCCCTTTGAAGTCGCCTGGACCAGATGGCTTTG agGGGCTTAGTTGCTTGCTAAATCAGTCAGAAAGGATGGGGATCATTAGAGGTTTTCAAGTGGCACGAGGTGGAATCTCCAAAAGCCATTTGTTGTTTACAGATGACTGCATATTGTTTGGCAAAGCTACTCTTGAGGAATGGCACAAATTGCAAGAGATCTTAAAGAGATATGAAAAGGCCTTGGGCCAATTCCCTAACAAAGATAAAACATCCATTTTTTTCAATACCAACACCTCTTTAGTGACAAAGAACAACATCTTAGAAGCAGGTGGTTCAGTAGCATGTGGCAGCTATGACAGATACCTTGGCCTTCCAACTGTTGTAGGAAGATCAAAGTTTAATACCTTCAGAGTACTGAAAGAAAAGATTTGGCACAAGATAACTAGTTGGAAGAATAACTTTTTGTCCCTGGCAGGAAAGGAAGTACTGATAAAAGCTGTGTTGGAGGCTATTCCCACTTACACTATGAGTGTATTCAAGCTGCCTTTCAAACTGTGTAATGATATTAATAACATGTTTtcaaagttttggtggggtaAGCATCAGAAGGAAGGGGGAATTCAGTGGAGGAAGTGGGAGAAGATGGCTAGACAGGAAGGGAAGGGAG TTCAATCACCAATATTAGTACTCAGAGCAGATGCAAAAGTAGAAGAGTTAATGGGAGGAAACAAAGGAGAGTGGAATGAGGCAAGGGTTCATGCTGTGTTTGAGAAAGAAGAGGCAAATCAGATATTGAGCATACCCGTAAGCAAAGGCAGGATCGAGGATAAGGTAGTTTGGGGGCCCTCTAAGAAGGGGGTATTTTCTGTGAGGAGTGCATATTACCTACAGCTTGACAGAAGAAGATGGGGTAAAGGGGAATCATCCACGGAGAAACAGGTTGATAACAGATGGAAGAGAATCTGGGAGCTTGAGGTGCCAAACATGGTGAAGGTGTTTTTGTGGAAGGTAGCAAATGA ATTGAGTGGGGTTCAGAAATGGAAAAGGGATGGAGGGGACTTTTTGTTGCTATGGGAAAGACTAATGGAAGGCCTTGATAGAGGAAAGTTAGAAGCTGTGGCTATGCAATTAAGGAAAGTTTGGTTGAGAAGAAACACATTCGTGTTTGAAAACAAACTTACATGCCCAAAAAGGTTGCTTTTATCAGCTATAGAGGCTCTTGAGGATTATAAACAGGCCACCAGAAGGAATAAGATAGAAGTTCAGGAGGAGGCCAGACCAGTTCACAATGCAGCATGGACTAGACCTTTAGCAGAATTTGTAAAGGTGAATTGGGATGCTTCCTTAGGTCTTAAGAGGGGGAAAATGGGGATGGGGGTGATCATGAGAGATGAGAATGGAGAGGCTTTACTTGTAGCTTGTGACAACAAGTTGAATGTTCAATCAGCAGAGGTGGCAGAATGTCATGCTATTTGGAAGGCTTTGAAAGTGTGTAGTGATCTGAATGTGCATAAAGTAATTTTTGAAGGAGATGCTAAAGTTGTCATAGCAGCTGTGCAGAGTGAAGAAGAGGACTTGTCTGTCATAAGTCCTTTAGTTGATGTTATTAGGAATGTTATGAGGAATAGGAAGGATTAG